The following coding sequences lie in one Arachis ipaensis cultivar K30076 chromosome B03, Araip1.1, whole genome shotgun sequence genomic window:
- the LOC107630414 gene encoding histone deacetylase 15 isoform X1 produces the protein MGTGAIGGSRFTNGEAENSVHKQAEQAPIERFVGRSQDLLSDGSNAVTVDPGEQSRPPVAPAKSHQKDLTFQDMYLNECAFDDEDDDDSDWEPFQLPLSSRVEVIKWFCKNCTMANLDGVVLCDICGEHKDSKIVNFGFFASSLADDDDLTGVQPKIKGLTDCGSQDSETISSTAIGFDERMLLHAEVEKKPSLHPERPDRLRAIAASLARAGIFPGRCFAIPAREITREELVMVHSLEQINSVEVTSQAFSSYFTQDTYANEHSALAARLAAGLCADLASAIVSGHAKNGFALVRPPGHHAGVAHAMGFCLHNNAAVAALAAQAAGARKVLILDWDVHHGNGTQEIFNRNKSVLYISLHRHERGLFYPGTGAADEVGSRGAEGFCVNIPWSRGGVGDNDYIFAFLNVVLPIASEFAPDFTIISAGFDAARGDPLGCCDVTPSGYAQMTHMLNTLSGGKMLVILEGGYNLRSISSSATAVIKVLLGDSPECEPENSLPSAAGLQTVMNVLKIQKNYWPSLGPIFTDVQSQWRIEYRRLKRKRVKKQRRVLAPMWWQWGRKSFLFHFLNGHRSVKSK, from the exons ATGGGTACTGGAGCAATCGGAGGGAGCCGTTTCACCAATGGGGAAGCTGAGAACAGTGTTCACAAGCAAGCTGAACAAGCTCCCATTGAACGGTTTGTAGGTAGAAGCCAAGACTTGCTCTCTGATGGAAGCAATGCAGTAACGGTAGACCCTGGAGAACAGTCACGCCCACCCGTAGCC CCTGCGAAGAGCCACCAGAAGGATCTAACATTTCAGGATATGTATCTAAACGAATGTGCGTTCGATGATGAGGACGACGATGACAGTGATTGGGAGCCCTTTCAACTGCCACTTAGCAGCAGGGTCGAAGTTATCAAGTGGTTCTGTAAAAATTGTACAATGGCTAACCTTGACGGCGTCGTTCTTTGTGAT ATATGTGGGGAGCATAAGGATTCTAAAATCGTAAATTTTGGGTTTTTCGCTTCTTCCTTAGCAGATGATGATGATCTGACTGGGGTCCAGCCAAAAATAAAAGGGCTAACAG ATTGTGGCTCACAGGATTCAGAAACAATTAGTTCTACAGCAATAGGCTTTGATGAGAGAATGTTATTACATGCAGAA GTTGAAAAGAAACCGAGTCTTCATCCTGAAAGGCCAGATCGTCTTCGAGCCATTGCTGCTAGTCTTGCTAGAGCTG GTATATTTCCAGGAAGATGCTTTGCAATTCCTGCTAGAGAAATAACTCGAGAAGAACTTGTTATG GTTCATTCTTTGGAGCAAATTAATTCTGTGGAAGTTACAAGCCAGGCATTTTCTAG CTATTTCACTCAAGACACATATGCCAATGAGCATTCCGCCCTTGCTGCTAGGTTGGCTGCTGGGTTGTGTGCTGATCTGGCATCAGCAATTGTTTCTGGCCATGCCAAAAATGGATTTGCTTTG GTTAGGCCTCCTGGTCATCATGCTGGTGTAGCACATGCAATGGGGTTCTGCCTTCACAATAATGCTGCTGTAGCAGCATTGGCAGCTCAGGCAGCAGGGGCTAGGAAGGTGCTAATTTTAGACTGG GACGTTCATCATGGAAATGGTACACAGGAAATTTTTAATAGAAACAAATCG GTCTTGTATATATCATTGCATAGACACGAGAGAGGTTTGTTTTATCCTGGTACTGGAGCTGCTGATGAG GTTGGTAGTAGGGGTGCTGAAGGATTTTGTGTaaatattccatggagtcgagGAGGAGTTGGTGATAATGATTATATTTTTGCATTTCTGAATGTTGTCCTTCCTATAG CTTCTGAGTTTGCTCCAGATTTCACCATAATATCCGCAGGTTTTGATGCTGCAAGAGGTGATCCCCTAGGATGTTGCGAT GTTACTCCGTCAGGCTATGCACAGATGACACATATGTTGAACACCCTTTCTGGTGGAAAAATGCTTGTTATTCTCGAAGGCGG CTACAATCTTCGTTCCATATCTTCATCTGCCACTGCAGTAATCAAG GTATTGCTGGGTGATAGTCCTGAATGTGAACCGGAAAACAGCCTTCCTTCTGCAGCCGGCCTGCAAACTGTCATGAATGTCCTCAAAATTCAGAAGAATTATTGGCCATCCTTGGGACCCATCTTTACTGATGTGCAGTCACAATGGAGAATTGAGTATCGCAGACTAAAGA GAAAACGTGTCAAGAAGCAGCGCAGAGTCCTGGCTCCTATGTGGTGGCAGTGGGGTAGAAAAAGTTTCTTGTTCCATTTCTTGAATGGCCACCGTAGTGTAAAATCAAAATGA
- the LOC107630414 gene encoding histone deacetylase 15 isoform X2, whose product MGTGAIGGSRFTNGEAENSVHKQAEQAPIERFVGRSQDLLSDGSNAVTVDPGEQSRPPVAPAKSHQKDLTFQDMYLNECAFDDEDDDDSDWEPFQLPLSSRVEVIKWFCKNCTMANLDGVVLCDICGEHKDSKIVNFGFFASSLADDDDLTGVQPKIKGLTDCGSQDSETISSTAIGFDERMLLHAEVEKKPSLHPERPDRLRAIAASLARAGIFPGRCFAIPAREITREELVMVHSLEQINSVEVTSQAFSSYFTQDTYANEHSALAARLAAGLCADLASAIVSGHAKNGFALVRPPGHHAGVAHAMGFCLHNNAAVAALAAQAAGARKVLILDWDVHHGNGTQEIFNRNKSVLYISLHRHERGLFYPGTGAADEVGSRGAEGFCVNIPWSRGGVGDNDYIFAFLNVVLPIASEFAPDFTIISAGFDAARGDPLGCCDVTPSGYAQMTHMLNTLSGGKMLVILEGGYNLRSISSSATAVIKLISP is encoded by the exons ATGGGTACTGGAGCAATCGGAGGGAGCCGTTTCACCAATGGGGAAGCTGAGAACAGTGTTCACAAGCAAGCTGAACAAGCTCCCATTGAACGGTTTGTAGGTAGAAGCCAAGACTTGCTCTCTGATGGAAGCAATGCAGTAACGGTAGACCCTGGAGAACAGTCACGCCCACCCGTAGCC CCTGCGAAGAGCCACCAGAAGGATCTAACATTTCAGGATATGTATCTAAACGAATGTGCGTTCGATGATGAGGACGACGATGACAGTGATTGGGAGCCCTTTCAACTGCCACTTAGCAGCAGGGTCGAAGTTATCAAGTGGTTCTGTAAAAATTGTACAATGGCTAACCTTGACGGCGTCGTTCTTTGTGAT ATATGTGGGGAGCATAAGGATTCTAAAATCGTAAATTTTGGGTTTTTCGCTTCTTCCTTAGCAGATGATGATGATCTGACTGGGGTCCAGCCAAAAATAAAAGGGCTAACAG ATTGTGGCTCACAGGATTCAGAAACAATTAGTTCTACAGCAATAGGCTTTGATGAGAGAATGTTATTACATGCAGAA GTTGAAAAGAAACCGAGTCTTCATCCTGAAAGGCCAGATCGTCTTCGAGCCATTGCTGCTAGTCTTGCTAGAGCTG GTATATTTCCAGGAAGATGCTTTGCAATTCCTGCTAGAGAAATAACTCGAGAAGAACTTGTTATG GTTCATTCTTTGGAGCAAATTAATTCTGTGGAAGTTACAAGCCAGGCATTTTCTAG CTATTTCACTCAAGACACATATGCCAATGAGCATTCCGCCCTTGCTGCTAGGTTGGCTGCTGGGTTGTGTGCTGATCTGGCATCAGCAATTGTTTCTGGCCATGCCAAAAATGGATTTGCTTTG GTTAGGCCTCCTGGTCATCATGCTGGTGTAGCACATGCAATGGGGTTCTGCCTTCACAATAATGCTGCTGTAGCAGCATTGGCAGCTCAGGCAGCAGGGGCTAGGAAGGTGCTAATTTTAGACTGG GACGTTCATCATGGAAATGGTACACAGGAAATTTTTAATAGAAACAAATCG GTCTTGTATATATCATTGCATAGACACGAGAGAGGTTTGTTTTATCCTGGTACTGGAGCTGCTGATGAG GTTGGTAGTAGGGGTGCTGAAGGATTTTGTGTaaatattccatggagtcgagGAGGAGTTGGTGATAATGATTATATTTTTGCATTTCTGAATGTTGTCCTTCCTATAG CTTCTGAGTTTGCTCCAGATTTCACCATAATATCCGCAGGTTTTGATGCTGCAAGAGGTGATCCCCTAGGATGTTGCGAT GTTACTCCGTCAGGCTATGCACAGATGACACATATGTTGAACACCCTTTCTGGTGGAAAAATGCTTGTTATTCTCGAAGGCGG CTACAATCTTCGTTCCATATCTTCATCTGCCACTGCAGTAATCAAG CTTATTTCTCCTTGA
- the LOC107630413 gene encoding transcription factor MYBS1: MSSSSGTIWSYEEEKAFENAIAMHWIEEDSKEHWEKIAEEVPTKTIEELKQHYQLLVEDVTAIEAGQIPFPNYTSEETTSSSKDLHGSSKSSNSDKRSNCNYGSGFSGLGHDSSTSHNGKGSLSRSSEQERRKGIPWTEEEHRLFLLGLDKFGKGDWRSISRNFVISRTPTQVASHAQKYFIRLNSMNRDRRRSSIHDITSVNNGDVANNQAPITGQHGGTTISSSTIAMGQSMKHRAQPHHHHHHIPAGLGMYGAPVGHPVAAPHGHMASAVGTPVMLPPGPHPHPHHPPYVVPLAYPMAPPTMHQ; this comes from the exons ATGTCATCATCAAGTGGAACCATTTGGAGCTATGAAGAAGAGAAAGCATTTGAGAATGCCATAGCCATGCATTGGATTGAAGAAGACTCAAAAGAGCATTGGGAGAAGATTGCTGAAGAAGTTCCAACCAAAACCATAGAAGAATTGAAGCAACATTACCAGTTACTAGTGGAAGATGTAACTGCAATAGAAGCTGGTCAAATACCATTCCCAAACTATACATCAGAAGAAACTACATCTTCAAGTAAAGATCTCCATGGATCTTCCAAGTCTTCAAATTCTGATAAGAGATCAAATTGTAACTATGGAAGTGGATTCTCTGGCTTAGGACATGATTCCTCAACCTCACATAATGGTAAAGGATCCTTGTCAAGATCATCAGAACAAGAAAGGAGAAAAGGAATTCCATGGACAGAAGAAGAACACAG GCTATTCTTACTTGGTCTAGACAAGTTTGGAAAAGGAGATTGGAGAAGCATTTCAAGGAACTTTGTGATTTCAAGGACTCCAACACAAGTAGCAAGTCATGCACAAAAGTACTTCATAAGATTGAACTCAATGAATAGAGATAGAAGAAGGTCTAGTATCCATGACATTACAAGTGTCAACAATGGAGATGTGGCCAATAATCAAGCACCAATTACAGGACAGCATGGAGGCACAACAATCTCATCAAGCACAATAGCTATGGGACAATCAATGAAGCATAGAGCACAAccacaccatcatcatcatcatataccTGCTGGTTTAGGCATGTATGGTGCACCAGTTGGGCACCCTGTGGCTGCTCCTCATGGCCATATGGCATCTGCAGTTGGAACTCCGGTCATGCTTCCTCCCGGACCGCATCCGCATCCTCATCATCCACCTTATGTTGTTCCTCTTGCTTATCCAATGGCACCTCCAACAATGCACCAATAA